The following coding sequences are from one Paenibacillus tundrae window:
- a CDS encoding beta-mannosidase, with product MSTIQSQVFQNWTFKACEDQEWLPAQVPGCVHTDLLKLGKIPDPFYGTNEKEVQWIDKKDWEYQTKFDVQEKLFAQEHLELVFDGLDTYADVYVNEQHVLSADNMFRVWNVDVKAVVKAQDNVLRIRFRSPIQEDLPKLEKLGYALPAANDQSDVGELGDKKVSIFARKAPYHYGWDWGPRFVTSGIWREARLEGWSEVRINDVFIQQQDVSASVASLTAVVEIDADHAGDTVIRISTDGQVWEQTVTLKAGLQTVEVPVTIDQPKLWWSRGLGEAHLYSFVTEVLAGERVLAESTVKTGIRSIRLVREKDEVGASFYFELNGVAVFAKGANHIPNDSFITEITAERYRHEIVSAAESNMNMLRVWGGGIYEEDVFYDLCDEYGLLVWQDFMFACSMYPGDEAFLNSVRHEAIDNVKRLRNHPSIALWCGNNEIDSAWAHFNENGGWGWKKDFNTEQRESIWADYKAVFHDLLPEVVEAYAPGIDYWPSSPLVSLTDDEKQHAHPSTSEGDIHYWGVWHSVEPFENYNVHVGRFMSEYGFQSFPEYKSVRTYAEEEDLALESEVMLAHQKNGAGNRLIKQYMDMYMHEPKDFPSFLYMSQVLQAEAMKTAIEAHRRRKPYCMGTLYWQMNDCWPVASWAGMDYLGRWKALQYYAKRSFSDVLISVDGTKEDTTDIYLISDQLEAVEGTLQLRLIGFDGTVHREEEHEVTLAPNSGQQVLSLNQAEWLQGHSPATTLLRLDLKQEGQADIVQEHYFAPSKDIGLKQAEIQVKEVKENDAVYLVLESDVLAKQVWISSEAEGVFSDNFFDLIPGIPVKVKFTSRAGLQDSSAVSSAGTIQVRSMADFIKL from the coding sequence ATGAGTACAATACAATCACAGGTTTTTCAGAACTGGACGTTTAAGGCATGCGAGGATCAAGAATGGTTACCCGCACAGGTGCCGGGCTGTGTACATACGGATTTGCTGAAGCTGGGGAAGATTCCAGATCCGTTCTATGGAACAAATGAGAAAGAGGTTCAATGGATTGATAAGAAAGATTGGGAATACCAAACGAAATTTGATGTTCAAGAGAAGTTATTTGCACAGGAGCATCTGGAGCTTGTATTCGATGGACTAGACACCTATGCCGATGTGTATGTGAATGAGCAACATGTGTTGTCTGCTGACAATATGTTTCGTGTGTGGAACGTTGATGTGAAAGCGGTTGTCAAAGCGCAAGATAATGTACTTAGAATTCGTTTCCGTTCTCCGATTCAGGAAGATCTGCCTAAGCTTGAGAAGCTTGGATATGCACTGCCAGCAGCGAATGATCAATCCGATGTAGGCGAACTTGGAGACAAAAAGGTGAGTATTTTTGCTCGGAAGGCTCCATATCACTATGGATGGGATTGGGGTCCACGGTTCGTAACAAGTGGCATCTGGCGTGAGGCTCGGTTGGAAGGCTGGTCTGAGGTGAGAATTAATGATGTATTTATCCAGCAACAGGACGTGAGCGCTTCGGTCGCTTCATTAACCGCTGTAGTAGAGATCGATGCAGACCATGCGGGTGATACCGTCATTCGGATCAGTACAGATGGTCAGGTCTGGGAACAGACTGTAACGTTAAAGGCAGGCCTACAGACCGTAGAAGTTCCTGTTACGATTGATCAACCGAAGTTATGGTGGAGCCGCGGACTTGGTGAAGCACATTTGTATTCTTTTGTGACAGAGGTGCTTGCTGGAGAGCGTGTGTTGGCGGAGTCAACGGTTAAGACGGGGATTCGTTCGATTCGTTTGGTTCGTGAGAAAGATGAGGTTGGGGCATCCTTTTATTTTGAGTTAAACGGCGTGGCGGTTTTTGCCAAAGGAGCTAACCATATTCCGAACGATAGCTTCATTACCGAAATTACGGCTGAACGATATCGCCATGAGATTGTCTCCGCTGCGGAGTCCAATATGAATATGTTAAGAGTATGGGGCGGGGGTATCTACGAAGAGGATGTATTCTACGATTTGTGTGATGAATACGGTCTATTGGTATGGCAGGACTTCATGTTTGCGTGCAGTATGTACCCTGGAGATGAAGCGTTCCTAAATAGTGTGAGACACGAAGCTATTGATAATGTTAAACGTTTGCGTAATCACCCTAGTATCGCATTATGGTGTGGTAACAATGAGATCGATTCGGCGTGGGCTCACTTCAATGAGAATGGTGGCTGGGGCTGGAAGAAAGACTTCAATACAGAGCAACGCGAGAGCATCTGGGCAGATTACAAAGCCGTTTTCCACGATCTATTGCCAGAAGTAGTGGAAGCCTATGCACCTGGTATTGATTATTGGCCATCTTCACCGCTAGTATCTCTGACAGATGATGAGAAACAACATGCTCATCCTTCTACATCCGAAGGAGATATCCATTACTGGGGCGTATGGCATAGTGTTGAACCATTTGAGAACTATAACGTTCACGTTGGCCGCTTCATGAGTGAATACGGATTCCAATCCTTCCCTGAATATAAATCAGTGCGTACTTATGCCGAGGAAGAGGATCTGGCTCTTGAATCCGAAGTGATGCTGGCTCACCAGAAGAACGGAGCAGGCAATCGTCTGATCAAACAATACATGGATATGTACATGCACGAACCGAAGGATTTCCCATCCTTCCTGTATATGAGTCAAGTTCTTCAAGCAGAAGCGATGAAGACAGCTATTGAAGCGCATCGTCGCCGCAAACCTTACTGCATGGGCACGCTCTACTGGCAAATGAATGATTGTTGGCCTGTAGCTTCATGGGCAGGTATGGACTATCTCGGTCGTTGGAAAGCATTACAGTACTACGCGAAACGTAGCTTCAGTGATGTACTGATTTCAGTAGATGGTACCAAGGAAGATACAACGGATATCTACCTAATCTCTGATCAATTAGAGGCAGTGGAAGGAACATTGCAACTACGGCTCATCGGATTTGATGGAACTGTGCATCGTGAAGAAGAGCATGAGGTAACGCTTGCGCCGAATTCCGGCCAACAGGTGCTTTCGCTCAATCAAGCAGAATGGTTACAAGGGCATAGTCCAGCGACAACGTTACTACGACTTGATCTGAAGCAAGAAGGACAGGCGGATATTGTGCAAGAGCACTATTTTGCTCCATCGAAGGATATCGGCTTGAAGCAGGCTGAGATTCAGGTAAAAGAAGTTAAGGAGAACGATGCGGTGTATCTCGTACTTGAAAGTGATGTTCTTGCGAAACAAGTATGGATCTCGTCAGAAGCAGAAGGCGTTTTCTCGGATAATTTCTTCGATCTCATTCCAGGTATCCCTGTTAAGGTGAAGTTTACGTCGAGAGCCGGACTACAAGATTCAAGTGCAGTATCGTCTGCGGGTACCATTCAGGTTCGTTCGATGGCTGATTTTATTAAGCTATAA
- a CDS encoding LacI family DNA-binding transcriptional regulator: MAKKVTMQQIADAAGVSKFAVSRALTGKPGVSEYTREMIIKTAAQLGYFKAEPKRYPIEQAVEQDHIADNTGTILVLFPNIRSQNRSSLYWGPVFDGISARLNEKGLDILTLTEPSSDRMFSVLNPEAIRGIITVGAISTSVLLEIYRLRIPLVMVDHEEPAVHADTVFTDNVKCMRELVLMLIGKGYRHFQFAGELPDAASFRERWFGYRSVLEEMQIQSNQQPGLLGPNNEHIRKAIEEMEIEDLPEVFVCANDFTAVVVLRALKNRGIDVPERCSVTGFDNTRAEEPIMASIHIDKEHLGKRAVDHLLWRIEHPDQPFERKLIYSELVVRDMHQTKLL, from the coding sequence ATGGCTAAAAAGGTAACGATGCAGCAAATTGCCGATGCTGCCGGGGTATCGAAGTTTGCTGTCTCTCGTGCTCTAACAGGCAAGCCGGGGGTAAGTGAGTATACACGGGAGATGATTATTAAGACGGCAGCTCAATTAGGTTACTTCAAGGCTGAACCGAAACGTTATCCGATAGAACAGGCAGTGGAGCAGGATCATATTGCAGATAACACAGGAACCATTTTGGTGCTGTTCCCTAATATTCGATCACAGAATCGCTCTTCCCTCTACTGGGGGCCAGTTTTCGACGGTATTTCAGCTCGCTTGAATGAGAAGGGGTTAGACATATTAACCCTAACGGAACCTTCATCGGATCGGATGTTCTCTGTGCTGAATCCAGAAGCAATCAGAGGAATTATCACGGTGGGTGCAATCTCTACTTCTGTATTACTGGAGATCTATCGGTTGCGAATTCCGCTTGTGATGGTGGATCATGAGGAACCGGCGGTTCATGCAGACACTGTGTTCACGGATAATGTGAAATGTATGAGGGAACTCGTGCTTATGCTGATTGGCAAAGGGTACAGGCACTTTCAGTTTGCTGGCGAGCTGCCTGATGCAGCGAGTTTCAGAGAGCGCTGGTTTGGCTATCGTTCCGTGCTGGAAGAGATGCAGATTCAATCCAATCAGCAGCCTGGACTGCTTGGGCCAAACAATGAACATATTCGCAAAGCAATTGAAGAAATGGAGATTGAAGATCTTCCCGAGGTCTTTGTCTGTGCCAATGATTTTACAGCTGTGGTCGTGCTACGTGCCCTTAAGAATAGAGGGATTGATGTCCCAGAACGCTGCTCTGTTACTGGCTTTGACAATACAAGGGCTGAGGAGCCAATAATGGCTTCTATCCATATTGATAAGGAGCATCTGGGTAAGAGAGCGGTTGATCATTTATTATGGCGGATTGAACACCCTGATCAGCCTTTTGAGCGCAAGTTAATTTACTCAGAGTTAGTTGTACGTGATATGCATCAGACGAAACTACTGTAG
- a CDS encoding DMT family transporter, translating to MSRVSTRPINGARRADIQMLLATVIWGSSYLFMKSGLESMQELNLVAFRFAIAFIAAAVIFHRRLFRMDVGTLVAGAVMGTALFAAFVFITYGVQRTTTSQAGFLISLAVIFVPILTTIIHRRMPDRRLMMSIIVAVTGLGLLTLQHELSLHTGDILCIVAALIYAIYIMIAGKFTPKHDPLTLGTVQLGVAAIWGIAATLLFESPRLPDSPESWAAILGLGVLCSGIGYILQTLAQRHASPTRTSLIFSLEPLFAAAFAFSFQGETLTLQGYTGAALMLVGVLITEIKAVELMFWRRKQPSIPTEFGERGAPGV from the coding sequence ATGAGTAGAGTTAGCACTAGACCCATTAATGGTGCGAGAAGAGCTGACATTCAGATGTTGCTTGCAACCGTTATTTGGGGATCATCGTATTTATTTATGAAATCTGGACTGGAATCGATGCAGGAATTAAATTTAGTTGCTTTCCGGTTTGCAATTGCATTTATTGCCGCCGCCGTTATTTTTCACCGCAGGTTATTCCGAATGGATGTCGGTACACTTGTAGCAGGAGCGGTTATGGGAACAGCATTATTTGCAGCATTTGTGTTCATTACATATGGTGTTCAGCGAACAACGACATCACAGGCTGGTTTTTTGATTAGTTTAGCTGTTATTTTTGTACCGATTCTAACAACCATTATTCATAGACGTATGCCAGATAGACGTCTCATGATGAGTATCATTGTTGCCGTTACTGGGCTGGGATTGTTGACTCTTCAGCACGAGCTCAGCTTACATACAGGAGATATTCTATGTATTGTTGCAGCATTGATCTACGCGATCTACATCATGATTGCTGGTAAATTCACACCGAAGCATGATCCTTTAACGCTGGGAACGGTGCAACTAGGGGTTGCTGCTATATGGGGGATCGCGGCAACCTTGTTGTTCGAGAGTCCTCGTCTGCCGGATTCACCTGAGTCTTGGGCGGCCATTCTAGGATTGGGTGTGTTGTGCAGCGGTATAGGTTATATATTGCAGACATTAGCACAGCGTCATGCTTCACCGACTCGGACAAGTCTAATATTCTCTTTAGAGCCGCTATTTGCCGCTGCGTTTGCTTTTAGTTTTCAAGGTGAAACCTTAACGCTACAAGGATACACGGGAGCAGCACTCATGTTGGTTGGGGTATTAATTACCGAGATCAAAGCCGTTGAACTGATGTTCTGGCGTCGCAAGCAACCTAGTATACCCACAGAATTTGGAGAACGGGGAGCACCTGGCGTGTAG